TGATTATTaatggttataaaataaatatgttgacAGGCTAATTAAGAACTGAGTTGAATGCAGAATAAAATGgaccttttaaaattatgtaataagtaaattttattctgcACCATAGGCaacaaagtaattattaaatataatatattaatttagtaacaaaaatataaacggTATTTGAGTTGTGTGTGACtcttataacttaataataatagaaatgaataaatttcacaATTCATTCGAGGCAAgacaataattcaataaaatgaaactgtTACAGGAAACAAttctattacaatttaatcgCGCTAGCACTTTTACCGTTTTTTGGTCGTTGTGTGTTTTCCTTAATTCCATTATAACAATGTattcttacatttattaaaatatatatttttttgacaaCAGTATCACatcgtaatattattgtagattaagaatccaaaaaaaaaagtatattttagataataaataaatgaaatattgtgaatggtgaatttaaaaacgttaaaagaacaaaaaaaaacgttaaaaacatattgagaaattttgaaaaaatttctcatttacaaagcatttcaatgctataaaactaaaaaaataagcttAAATATTGTCATCAGAGCcgatattaattaagtatataaaatagctGAAGAGAAAAGTAGAGaagttattcatatttatagtcACTACTTTCGTATCTTTGGGCtaagttaaatattactattatctatacataaattaataaactcgacatacaataataaaaaagaaacgcCATCTCCCATTTCATTCtttagaaacatttatttcattttttaaatcatgaaGTCAAGTTTTAAAGCTTTGTCTTACAAAGACtgtcatgttttattatttgtgcgtaaatatttgaaacgagatattttaaaatttagtaaatttatatttatttttaataccagTTATCAATACGcatctaaaacaaataacttataatatttaacaacaattatttttatattactgctTATTGTTGCGATTAATCAGCAgacgttatattataaattgatatctaCTGTATTTGAGAGCTCAAGTTACATTCCTGTAAATTGCACAAGGTAACTATAATTCTCAAATTTACAACTTaaactatttcaaaaaattaatatttcaaattaaaatataaattgaatagtgTTTTTTATGTCTCCAGTAGAGACCAGACAAAACCAGACCAAGCAAATCTTGattcgtaaaaaataatttgttttgtgtgcaattaattatatccaCAAAGACATCTTTAGGGTAGGATTACAACATAAACATTCTAAAGAATGATGATTCAAAAAATGATGATGGTCAACAAAACCTCAAATTATGAACaattaatttagaataatttttaatgtcatatatttatgattttgatatttagatttttacgCATAAATAAAGCAAACTACAACtgcgataaaaagtaataatactatattacggccattcatttcaaattaacgGTTTATAACCATTGctgtactaaaaataaatagactcACAATTGCCTATTGAGATGACGTCACTTAAATTTATACCTTATTTCGTGGGAGTAACTATCAAATCTTATTGTATACGTTCAAAAGAAAACTGCCTAATAGTTGCGTAGGCGGAGTTTTGCTCCAGACATTTTTTGGCGTGATTGTAAgactagttatttataagtacgtcaatgtttataacaaacatttataagaacaatttttttaacataaatcatttatatttttgtgcacAAAATGAAACAAGTGACGATCACATAAgtgaacaatattttatttgacactGGTAACATTCACTtagcgtgtaaaaataatattgcacTTTCAAAAATACTGCAAGTATACTTATTCCGTAAATCAGGTGATGAAGTGATCCAATACTTATTTGAACatcatttaaacataatgaaaaattatgatgTGTAAAGTATCTATTTTTGGTTTATTCTTAAGTTGTCTGATTATTTAAGACACGATAAGAATTCAAAGATAGAATTCTTAAAGTGAGTTCTATCTTTGAATCGAACGCATTCCGTCTTATTGGATGATGaatgatgaatttatttaaatgtcattgcaCTATTTTATACTctgttaattttacaaaaaaaagaaacatctattttttaacgACATGTTGATTCGTAAAAAATTGCGAAGCATTATTTTAGATGCGTAAAGGATCCTTCATCACGCACTTTACTTATTCAATTATAGCAATCACTATAACCGCGATTTAGCTGTTTCATGTACATGGCCATTGGGAATACTGGCTTTGGGGGGAGGTCTGGCTATGATCGCCTGGTACATGGACCATATGGACAATGGCCGCATGTAGGCTACGGATCGATGGTTCCCATTCTCATACAGCGCCTCGGGAGTTTCGAACGACAATCCCATTCTGGTGAGGGTGTTGTGGAGACCACCAGCTGTTGCGAAGGCCTGTTCGTGCATGcctacaaaataaatgaattcttTTAATAGACCTACAGAcattgtaaattgaaaataaactacaCCGATCagaatttaaagaataatcgtcacaaaaaacagataaactgaaaaacaagcaagtcattattttatctatgatACCGAAAATTGCCgcctattaaaaaatatacgcatttaaataattaattctaaacGTATTTTCGAGTACAAATTTTCCGTAAATTGCCCAAAGTGTGaattgtgaaaatttttttgaccaaatcatactaatattataaatgaaagtttgtttgtttggatttcTGTCCATGaccacactgaaactactgaacggattttgatgaaacttggtatacagacagggtatgagctgattagggcgataggatactttttatcccaattaaatgctcccttaggataaaacagaaatctcgatatccgggcggagccgggacgagcgtctagtaccTTCATAGATCATAAGCGCCGCCAACCCAAAGGTGACTCCGGTCCACACCTCCTCGCTCTGCAAGGCCGTGGTGTCGACGCGTCCCCTCGCCCCCACCACGTAGCCGTTGACGGCGCCGCACCGGCCGTTCAGGAACTTCTGCACGTTATTATCGTAGATCGTCTGGAGGGCCTTCTTCACATTCGCGTCCGGGAAAACTTCATCTGTCCAGTCGGATGCACGGAGAAACCTGAGCGGATATCTCAATTAGTATTTTTCAGCGCCttcgtaaaaaatatctacatttatatttgataggaTAACTATAGAATGCAAAACGATCCAGAACATTGTGTTTACGTTAAATCAcagtatgtaaataatacaacatttatcttgataataatcattgaagcttttttacaatatatacaaataaaatagattataaagtAAGCTACATCAaattttttcgtttaattttaatacattttaaatattgataacgTACCATTGACCAGCCAATTGATCCGCCATTAcaacatttttgtttgaagctttagtatcaaacaaataataattgccaTTCCACAATTTGTCAGTCATAGATGCCTTGGCTTGTTCTAGAAGCTTCGAGAACTCTCTTTCATCCTCCTCGAAACCGAGCACGTGCGCCATGGCGCGAACTACGCTCACTGATGCCACCCATAGCCCACCGCAATACGCactgaaataatatcattacatGTACTTTcaaccaatttttatataaacgcttttattttttgttatttttcatatgaaaaaaaaaatatgattttatgattatgatgCGTTTTACGTACAATACATATTGCTTTAAATAGCCAATTATAGGAGATTCTTATTGATGAAGGAAGTCAtatgatttcatttataagcTATAGAAAAGAGCCACGTCTGGATTTCTCCTTTAGCATATTATGAACATATTAATACGTtgagcttttaaataaaatcttgtaaAACGCTCTTACTTATTCAAGACATCGACCTACTTATGGATTACAAAGGTgactataaagaataaaaaattacataatttggAATTatcctaaaatatttttttccattcaatcatgtaattattgcataaatcatgatgtgatattttatatgttcttACCTAGGCCCCGTCATGACCCACGCGTCATAAGTTTGATCGGGAAAACCGCCATTTTCTATAAGGCCATCGCCATCCTTGTCCCACAAATAGGCTTTGCGCAACAACGCCGTACAAGACGGGTACATGTCCGACAAATATTGCTTCGAATTCCACGTGGTAGCCGTTTCCCTGGGTTCCACTGTTTCATGACACTCGGGGACCACTTCGGAGCTTCTGTACAGGAGGTCAAGTATATCTGGCATTTCTTCCTTATTGGGTACGGGCGACGGATCGGTGGACAGGTCGACGGATATATCCGGGGATCGTTCGTCCGGTTGTTCAGTGGATCTCGTGTATAGATCGTCTTCGGTTCCCTCTCTGACGTCATCAATGAAGGCCATAGATTGGTATCGCTCGCTCGGGAAGGGCGCACTGTGAGCTCTGAGCAGTCTATAGTCGCGCATCACTTGAAGAATGAATTTGAGGTTCAGATCCCGCCACTCAGACACGTCGTGTATGTTGTATGCGTTTATATGTGTGAATGGTATATCCTCTGAAATTGTACAAACATAGTTTATGGCAGTTACATGTCAAACATTTTCagagtattttttaaagctttttatttcaataagaacatggtttaatgaattttatagttttaatatagatatttattattatttttttatttatcaagcaATCATTCcgatatttcattcatatatttaccTGGGTCTCCTAAATCATGGGGAATTGATTCCTTAATCTTAAACTTCACATATTTCCCGTTGTACAGAGACTGTCTGACTTGCGTTGTTTCTAAAGCTATCGCGTCCCGGTACATATATTGTAAGACTACCTTAAAGTAAATTgagagtaaattaaattttgttaaatcataaaataaaataaaaacttatgtaATACTAGCCTTTCCTGGCTACGccccatttaaattaaattagaaacataataaaacatagcTCATGACACACAGAGATCCCTCCCCCCCTCCCCCACAAAGTCCCTGAATCACGAATAttactttctttatttattatacatgtatatgtgtatgaaTATCACGTTATTGcggatttcataaaaaaaatttaagaacttACTTGTAAATTAGGCCATAATTGTGCTAAAGCAAACGAAGCGTAAAAATGTACATCGTACGTATTATACATTCTATATTCGTGTCCTTCTAAATATCCGAACACGCCGAAATCAtgtctgtaataaaaattatttttaagctaGCGGTTCGCCCCAGCTTCGTCCAAGtacataaatagtttataacaCTCAGGGCCTATGTTTATAAACAAcgatgaaacaatttttgaaatcagttcctgagataagcgcgttcaaacaaacgaacaaactcctACGAAAAAGATATAATCTTCAGCCTTTCTATTAGTAAATTTAAAGTTCTTTATTTCCATTAACGGTATGTAGTATGTCTTATGTCTTTTCTAttctgaatatattaatatgagtaaatatacctataataatgatgctatattttacaatacactacaatatacaaaaagtgAAATTTGTATGTCCTTAATAGAATTACCATAATAGATTGCAAAATTAATGATTCCTTAGGCTAGATAAAATctctttagaataatatttatttcttagaaCTTACCTAGGGTCAGTCTCAGGGAATTCCTCGCTTACATCGAACCAAATAGTCCCACCATCGGCCACAAAATAAAGCTCATTCATTAAGGCACTTTTTAACCAGTCGGGTATATTGCTACAAAATAATGGAAAGCATTTCTGAATTAAGGATTACTTATACAATTTCacttaaatatcattattttgtacCCATTTTACAACTTACATACACtacaaaaaagcaataaataatttttacataaacaatattaactatttatatatgtatttgctTTTAGAATACGAGACAACACAATAGGAGG
Above is a genomic segment from Zerene cesonia ecotype Mississippi chromosome 19, Zerene_cesonia_1.1, whole genome shotgun sequence containing:
- the LOC119834203 gene encoding non-lysosomal glucosylceramidase, which gives rise to MEGVGDTNIIELDEPPKWGLKLALDHEFPLPTKQLIIPRPKQILDFMPLTARYLKYYCARRMQKKQPIMNYIHMISAQRMYGCPIGGIGGGTIGRGFKGEFCRFQLYPGLYEYVTVPECQFIVNIRNEKNETIFQSVLSTYDKPKKAPSTWEWNLKGSECEYTALYPRAWTTYDLTKYGIKLVCRQISPVIPHNYKDSSLPCAVFVFSAKNVSNEHRTVNITFTWTEVLAGPNKRKNSGKLDLERYSEDNTCGVTLEQKISDTPITFTIAKNKSDNETIHEGYCLWNSTKGSNYVWDCIKKNGKLEPDPSQTPTPPKTTDKDHKKDDKEKPKKIYKNDSVGLSNTISLDPGGCGVSEFCLAWDMPTIKYKKDRKIHRRYYTKYFGSDGIAGASIAAYALRNYKNWEKQLGEWQDPILNNSNIPDWLKSALMNELYFVADGGTIWFDVSEEFPETDPRHDFGVFGYLEGHEYRMYNTYDVHFYASFALAQLWPNLQVVLQYMYRDAIALETTQVRQSLYNGKYVKFKIKESIPHDLGDPEDIPFTHINAYNIHDVSEWRDLNLKFILQVMRDYRLLRAHSAPFPSERYQSMAFIDDVREGTEDDLYTRSTEQPDERSPDISVDLSTDPSPVPNKEEMPDILDLLYRSSEVVPECHETVEPRETATTWNSKQYLSDMYPSCTALLRKAYLWDKDGDGLIENGGFPDQTYDAWVMTGPSAYCGGLWVASVSVVRAMAHVLGFEEDEREFSKLLEQAKASMTDKLWNGNYYLFDTKASNKNVVMADQLAGQWFLRASDWTDEVFPDANVKKALQTIYDNNVQKFLNGRCGAVNGYVVGARGRVDTTALQSEEVWTGVTFGLAALMIYEGMHEQAFATAGGLHNTLTRMGLSFETPEALYENGNHRSVAYMRPLSIWSMYQAIIARPPPKASIPNGHVHETAKSRL